In Sciurus carolinensis chromosome 17, mSciCar1.2, whole genome shotgun sequence, one genomic interval encodes:
- the Lrrc3b gene encoding leucine-rich repeat-containing protein 3B — protein MNLVDLWLTRSLSMCLLLQSFVLMILCFHSASMCPKGCLCSSSGGLNVTCSNANLKEIPRDLPPETVLLYLDSNQITSIPNEIFKDLHQLRVLNLSKNGIEFIDEHAFKGVAETLQTLDLSDNRIQSVHKNAFNNLKARARIANNPWHCDCTLQQVLRSMASNHETAHNVICKTSVLDEHAGRPFLNAANDADLCNLPKKTTDYAMLVTMFGWFTMVISYVVYYVRQNQEDARRHLEYLKSLPSRQKKADEPDDISTVV, from the coding sequence ATGAATCTGGTAGACCTGTGGTTAACCCGTTCCCTCTCCATGTGTCTCCTCCTACAGAGTTTTGTTCTTATGATACTGTGCTTTCATTCTGCCAGTATGTGTCCCAAGGGCTGTCTTTGTTCTTCCTCTGGGGGCTTAAATGTCACCTGTAGCAATGCAAATCTCAAGGAAATACCTAGAGATCTTCCTCCCGAAACAGTCTTACTGTATCTGGACTCCAATCAGATCACGTCTATCCCCAATGAGATTTTTAAAGACCTGCATCAACTGAGAGTTCTCAACCTGTCCAAAAATGGCATCGAGTTTATTGATGAGCACGCCTTCAAAGGAGTAGCTGAAACCTTACAGACTCTGGACTTGTCCGACAACCGGATTCAAAGCGTGCATAAAAATGCCTTCAATAACTTGAAGGCCAGGGCCAGAATTGCCAACAACCCCTGGCACTGTGACTGTACTCTGCAGCAGGTTCTGAGGAGCATGGCGTCCAATCATGAGACAGCCCACAATGTAATCTGCAAGACCTCCGTGTTGGATGAACACGCCGGAAGACCATTCCTCAATGCTGCCAATGATGCTGACCTTTGTAACCTCCCTAAAAAAACTACCGATTATGCCATGCTGGTCACCATGTTTGGCTGGTTCACCATGGTGATCTCATATGTGGTGTATTATGTGAGGCAAAATCAGGAGGACGCCCGGAGACACCTTGAATACTTGAAATCCCTGCCAAGCAGGCAAAAGAAAGCAGATGAACCTGATGACATTAGCACTGTGGTATAA